The proteins below come from a single Deinococcus aerolatus genomic window:
- the ypfJ gene encoding KPN_02809 family neutral zinc metallopeptidase — translation MDWKNLPGGGGGIEDRRGGGGVPGGGIAVGGVGGLIIALIAMFFGIDPGAILGGGDGAQTQPPSQSQPQAQGQEGAATDEDYQFMDRLLTSTNQVWGNVFQQAGRTYTPARLVLYTRGTQGGCGVASSASGPFYCPLDNKVYIDTNFFAMMDRQLGGGGDFAYSYVIAHEVGHHVQNELGIADQVERKQRSARTEAEANSYSVRLELQADCFAGVWGNRVEEQASITQADIQEAVSTAQAIGDDNLQRQQAGRVVPDSFTHGSSQQRAKWFTTGFKTGDPNKCDTFNQNYNQL, via the coding sequence ATGGACTGGAAAAATCTTCCCGGCGGCGGCGGCGGCATCGAGGACCGGCGGGGTGGGGGCGGTGTGCCTGGCGGCGGCATTGCCGTGGGCGGCGTCGGCGGGCTGATCATCGCGCTGATCGCCATGTTCTTCGGGATCGATCCCGGCGCGATTCTGGGCGGTGGAGACGGCGCCCAGACCCAGCCGCCCAGCCAGAGCCAGCCGCAGGCCCAGGGGCAGGAGGGCGCGGCGACCGACGAGGACTATCAGTTCATGGACCGCCTGCTGACCAGCACCAATCAGGTGTGGGGCAATGTGTTTCAGCAGGCCGGGCGCACCTACACCCCGGCGCGGCTGGTGCTGTACACCCGCGGCACGCAGGGCGGCTGCGGCGTGGCCAGCAGCGCCTCGGGGCCGTTCTACTGCCCGCTGGACAACAAGGTCTACATCGACACCAATTTCTTTGCCATGATGGACCGGCAACTGGGCGGCGGCGGCGACTTCGCGTATTCCTACGTCATCGCCCATGAGGTGGGGCACCACGTTCAGAACGAACTGGGCATTGCCGATCAGGTCGAGCGCAAGCAGCGCAGCGCCCGCACCGAGGCCGAGGCCAACAGCTACAGCGTGCGTCTGGAACTGCAGGCCGACTGCTTTGCGGGCGTGTGGGGCAACCGCGTTGAGGAGCAGGCCAGCATCACGCAGGCCGATATTCAGGAGGCCGTCAGCACCGCGCAGGCCATTGGTGACGACAACCTGCAGCGCCAGCAGGCGGGCCGGGTCGTTCCCGACTCCTTCACACACGGCAGCAGTCAGCAACGAGCGAAGTGGTTCACCACCGGCTTCAAGACCGGCGATCCCAACAAGTGCGACACCTTTAACCAGAACTACAACCAGTTGTAA
- a CDS encoding aminoglycoside phosphotransferase family protein has product MSLDLKMHPDEIHTDVSLVRRLLATQFSDWAALPVRRVQSFGTDNALYRLGDGLMARLPRIGWAVGQVEKELEWLPRLAPQLPLRVPQPLALGQPGEGYPYTWGVYRWLPGAMLPLSEMAARPELAGQLAEFVLALRACDTTGAPHAGSPATDLHTLDPHVRASLDTSAAWLDATTRRNITAVWDEAMQLPGWVDPPVWVHGDLHSSNLLWDGQRLSAVLDFSALELHDPAVDLMPAWNALTAGSRRIYRERLQPDEATWERGRARALAKALFALPYYRDTNPEIVARSWHTVREVLADVR; this is encoded by the coding sequence ATGTCGCTTGATCTCAAGATGCACCCCGACGAGATTCACACCGACGTCTCGTTGGTGCGTCGGCTGCTGGCCACGCAATTTTCCGACTGGGCTGCCTTGCCCGTGCGCCGCGTCCAATCGTTTGGCACCGATAACGCCCTGTACCGGCTGGGCGATGGTCTGATGGCCCGGTTGCCCCGCATCGGCTGGGCGGTGGGGCAGGTGGAAAAGGAACTGGAGTGGCTGCCCCGGCTGGCCCCGCAGCTGCCGTTGCGCGTGCCCCAGCCGCTGGCGCTGGGCCAGCCGGGTGAGGGTTACCCGTACACCTGGGGCGTGTACCGCTGGTTGCCGGGGGCGATGCTCCCGTTGTCAGAAATGGCGGCGCGTCCTGAACTGGCCGGGCAACTGGCCGAGTTCGTGCTGGCGCTGCGGGCCTGCGACACCACCGGGGCGCCGCATGCCGGGAGTCCCGCCACCGATCTGCACACGCTTGACCCGCACGTCCGCGCCAGCCTGGACACCTCGGCGGCGTGGCTGGACGCCACAACCCGCAGAAACATCACCGCCGTCTGGGACGAGGCAATGCAGCTTCCGGGGTGGGTGGACCCCCCCGTATGGGTTCACGGTGACCTGCACAGCAGCAACCTGCTGTGGGACGGCCAGCGCCTGAGCGCCGTGCTGGATTTCTCGGCCCTGGAACTGCATGACCCGGCCGTGGACCTGATGCCCGCCTGGAATGCCCTGACTGCCGGGAGCCGCCGCATTTACCGCGAAAGGTTGCAACCCGACGAAGCCACCTGGGAGCGCGGCCGGGCCAGGGCACTGGCCAAGGCCCTGTTCGCGCTGCCGTACTACCGGGACACCAATCCCGAAATCGTGGCGCGCAGTTGGCACACGGTGCGGGAAGTGCTGGCGGACGTCCGCTAG
- a CDS encoding M48 family metallopeptidase: MSAQWFISGVPVTVKRSARRRTVAVQVRPGAVTLYAPQRVPLAQLQDILSRRHDWVAHHLAQYAARPVTAQAHTDGSELPFLGETLTLRLRPLQEKGTRVGNDLHLPADNAERALVAWTRAGCLDPYTALVTDYAARLGAADRLGNVRVSDTATRWGSCSSRGDIRLHWKLSRAPLDALHYVALHEAAHLLELNHSPRYWAHVARVMPGWQTQRRWLREHGQTLG, translated from the coding sequence ATGTCAGCGCAGTGGTTCATTTCCGGCGTTCCCGTGACCGTCAAGCGCAGCGCCCGGCGGCGCACGGTGGCCGTGCAGGTCAGGCCCGGCGCGGTGACGCTGTACGCCCCCCAGCGCGTGCCGCTGGCTCAGCTTCAGGACATCCTGAGCCGGCGCCATGACTGGGTGGCGCACCATCTGGCCCAGTACGCGGCCCGTCCGGTGACGGCGCAGGCGCACACGGACGGCTCGGAGTTGCCCTTCCTGGGCGAGACGCTGACGCTGCGGCTGCGGCCCCTACAAGAGAAGGGGACGCGGGTGGGCAATGACCTGCACCTGCCTGCAGATAATGCTGAGCGGGCGCTGGTCGCGTGGACGCGGGCGGGGTGCCTGGACCCCTACACCGCGCTGGTCACCGATTACGCCGCACGGCTGGGCGCGGCGGACCGGCTGGGGAACGTGCGGGTCAGCGACACGGCCACGCGCTGGGGCAGTTGCAGTAGCCGGGGCGACATCCGCCTGCACTGGAAACTGTCGCGCGCCCCGCTGGACGCGCTGCACTACGTCGCCCTACATGAGGCCGCGCACCTGCTGGAACTGAACCACTCGCCGCGTTACTGGGCGCATGTCGCGCGGGTCATGCCGGGGTGGCAGACCCAGCGCCGCTGGCTGAGGGAGCACGGCCAGACGCTGGGGTGA
- the hflX gene encoding GTPase HflX, whose translation MDKVLGNTSGLRPAQLKSLGNLYRRRVEPGRVGSPELARTLADLSREIRREVSVLIDRRGRILSVSVADAKAAELPAIRAGENRLAGYHLLHAHPKGGPLSKGDLSALFLNRLDAVSAIDAKDEGRPGPVYTAHLTPPGTVGEEEDWRILPPVPIFQIDDFDLGAQVSALEEEIARAARTRESKKDRERALLVQVDQGEFDAEERLEELGELARTAGAEVVYKELIFRRNLKAGTLVGAGKLEELTSRAYHLDADLLIFGQELGAAQAREIEAATGLKIIDRTQLILDIFALHAQGVESRLQVELAQLRYMKPRLLGAGAQLSRIGGGGGSAAGGAIGTRGPGETKLELDRRRINDRLSFLEKQLESGSLRREERRKSRERNDIPVVSIVGYTNAGKSTLLNAFTHAAEAPRRVLAANKLFATLRPTSRQGFIEGIGPVIFTDTVGFIRDLPKDLTRAFKATLEEIGDADVLLHVVDAASPGADTRLNAVNRILEDLGFVEMPTVVALNKADAAAPETLEREIERTEGVPVSALKNIGLIELKEALADAIGQVQRQEMAQREEAREVAAQYR comes from the coding sequence ATAGATAAAGTTCTTGGAAATACTTCTGGCCTGCGCCCCGCACAACTGAAATCACTGGGCAACCTGTACCGCCGCCGCGTTGAGCCGGGGCGGGTGGGTTCCCCCGAACTGGCCCGCACGCTGGCAGACCTGTCGCGCGAGATCCGGCGCGAGGTCAGCGTCCTGATTGACCGTCGCGGGCGCATCCTGAGCGTGTCGGTGGCCGACGCCAAGGCGGCGGAACTGCCGGCCATCCGCGCGGGCGAGAACCGGCTGGCGGGCTACCACCTGCTGCACGCTCACCCCAAGGGCGGCCCACTGAGCAAGGGCGACCTCTCCGCGCTGTTCCTGAACCGGCTGGACGCGGTCTCGGCCATCGACGCGAAGGATGAGGGACGGCCCGGACCCGTCTACACCGCGCACCTGACCCCGCCCGGCACGGTGGGCGAGGAGGAAGACTGGCGCATCCTGCCGCCGGTGCCCATTTTCCAGATCGACGACTTTGACCTGGGCGCCCAGGTGTCGGCGCTGGAGGAGGAAATTGCCCGCGCCGCCCGCACCCGCGAGTCCAAGAAGGACCGTGAACGTGCGCTGCTGGTGCAGGTGGACCAGGGCGAATTCGACGCCGAGGAGCGCCTGGAAGAGCTGGGCGAACTGGCCCGCACCGCCGGGGCCGAGGTGGTCTACAAGGAGCTGATCTTCCGCCGCAACCTCAAGGCCGGAACGCTGGTGGGCGCGGGCAAGCTGGAAGAACTGACCAGCCGGGCCTACCACCTGGACGCCGATCTGCTGATCTTCGGGCAGGAGTTGGGAGCGGCGCAGGCCCGCGAGATCGAGGCGGCGACCGGCCTGAAGATCATTGACCGCACGCAGCTGATTCTGGACATCTTCGCGCTGCACGCGCAGGGGGTGGAGTCGCGCCTGCAGGTCGAACTGGCGCAGCTGCGCTACATGAAGCCCCGGCTGCTGGGTGCGGGCGCGCAGCTCTCGCGCATCGGCGGGGGCGGGGGCAGCGCGGCGGGGGGCGCGATCGGCACACGCGGCCCCGGTGAAACCAAGCTGGAGCTGGACCGCCGCCGCATCAACGACCGCCTCAGCTTTCTGGAAAAGCAGCTGGAAAGCGGCTCGCTGCGCCGCGAGGAGCGCCGCAAGAGCCGGGAACGCAACGACATTCCGGTGGTGTCTATCGTGGGCTACACCAACGCGGGCAAGTCCACGCTGCTCAACGCCTTCACGCACGCTGCCGAGGCCCCCCGACGCGTTCTGGCCGCCAACAAGCTGTTCGCCACGCTGCGGCCCACCAGCCGCCAGGGCTTTATCGAGGGCATCGGCCCGGTGATCTTTACCGACACGGTGGGCTTCATCCGCGACCTGCCCAAGGACCTGACCCGCGCATTCAAGGCCACGCTGGAGGAAATCGGCGACGCCGACGTGCTGCTGCATGTGGTGGACGCCGCCAGCCCCGGCGCGGACACCCGCCTGAACGCCGTGAACCGCATTCTCGAAGATCTGGGCTTCGTGGAGATGCCCACGGTGGTGGCCCTCAACAAGGCCGACGCCGCCGCGCCAGAGACGCTGGAACGCGAGATCGAGCGCACCGAGGGCGTGCCGGTCAGCGCCCTGAAGAACATCGGCCTGATCGAGCTTAAGGAGGCCCTGGCCGACGCCATTGGTCAGGTGCAGCGCCAGGAAATGGCCCAGCGGGAAGAGGCGCGGGAAGTGGCGGCCCAGTACCGCTGA
- a CDS encoding alpha/beta fold hydrolase — MPYVTVGQENNHAIDLYFEDHGAGQPVVLIHGYPLNGRSWERQEAALLAAGYRVIAYDRRGFGQSSQPSGGYDYDTFAADLNALIGHLDLQDVVLVGFSMGTGEVARYLGTYGSARVAKAVLIGSIPPFLLKTDDNPQGVDRNVFTGIEDAIREDRFAYLTDFFKNFYNTDVLGGSRISDEAVRASWNVAARASATATLACVGTWLEDFRPDVAKIAVPTLIMHGDADRVLPIEATGARLPELIKGSESVVIEGGPHNILWTFADEVNSALLAFLNK; from the coding sequence ATGCCCTATGTGACTGTCGGCCAGGAAAACAACCACGCCATCGACCTCTATTTCGAGGACCACGGCGCGGGTCAGCCCGTCGTGCTGATTCACGGCTACCCCCTCAACGGCCGCTCCTGGGAGCGGCAGGAGGCGGCCCTGCTGGCGGCCGGCTACCGCGTCATCGCCTATGACCGCCGCGGCTTCGGCCAGTCCAGCCAGCCGTCCGGCGGCTACGACTACGACACCTTCGCCGCCGATCTGAACGCGCTGATAGGCCACCTGGACCTTCAGGATGTGGTGCTGGTGGGCTTCTCGATGGGCACGGGCGAGGTCGCCCGTTACCTGGGCACCTACGGCTCGGCCCGCGTGGCAAAAGCGGTCCTGATCGGTTCCATCCCGCCGTTCCTGCTCAAGACCGACGACAATCCGCAGGGTGTGGACCGCAACGTGTTCACGGGCATCGAGGACGCCATCCGCGAGGACCGCTTCGCGTACCTGACTGACTTCTTCAAGAATTTCTACAACACCGACGTGCTGGGCGGCAGCCGCATCAGTGACGAGGCGGTGCGGGCCAGCTGGAATGTGGCGGCCCGTGCCTCGGCCACCGCGACGCTGGCGTGTGTGGGGACGTGGCTGGAAGATTTCCGGCCAGATGTGGCGAAGATAGCGGTGCCCACCCTGATCATGCATGGGGACGCGGACCGCGTGCTGCCGATCGAGGCCACGGGCGCGCGCCTGCCGGAGCTGATCAAGGGCAGCGAGTCTGTGGTGATCGAAGGGGGGCCGCACAACATCCTGTGGACGTTCGCCGACGAGGTGAACTCCGCCCTGCTGGCGTTCCTGAACAAGTAG
- a CDS encoding PQQ-dependent sugar dehydrogenase, with the protein MAKFNSRSMLAWGVAALLAGASAQTAPAVTFEPFVSGLKQVTAIAHAGDGSNRLYVAQQDGRVRMIENGEIRNSLFLDAQKLTRADGERGLIGLAFDPEYKTNRRLYVHYTDLNGDTVLARYTATPDFSRAEAASAKTLFTAKQPYSNHNGGQLAFGPDGFLYLGLGDGGSGGDPKNNGQDLGSPLGKLLRFDVSGDAAKPAAGNPFVNRAGANPNIWAYGLRNPWRFSFDREGGGLVIADVGQNSFEEVDFQPRASKGGENYGWRVREGRECFEKGCTDKGFVEPVLVYGRTEGQSITGGYVYRGKAIPALKGQYVFADFATGTVWAAPAQGNTWEKKTLGKVANPSTFGEDEAGEVYVAEYGSGRILKLAQK; encoded by the coding sequence ATGGCTAAATTTAATTCCCGTTCCATGCTGGCCTGGGGTGTTGCGGCGCTGCTGGCCGGCGCCTCGGCGCAGACTGCACCTGCCGTCACCTTCGAGCCGTTCGTCAGCGGACTGAAACAGGTCACGGCCATCGCGCACGCGGGCGACGGTTCCAACCGTCTGTACGTCGCGCAGCAGGACGGGCGCGTCCGCATGATCGAGAACGGCGAGATCAGAAACAGCCTGTTTCTGGACGCCCAGAAGCTGACCCGTGCGGACGGGGAACGCGGCCTGATCGGGCTGGCCTTCGATCCGGAGTACAAGACCAACCGCCGCCTGTACGTGCACTACACCGACCTGAACGGCGACACGGTGCTGGCCCGTTACACCGCCACCCCCGACTTCAGCCGCGCCGAGGCGGCCAGCGCCAAAACCCTGTTTACCGCCAAGCAGCCGTACAGCAACCACAACGGCGGACAACTTGCCTTCGGCCCCGACGGTTTCCTGTACCTGGGGCTGGGAGACGGCGGTTCGGGCGGCGATCCCAAGAACAACGGGCAGGACCTGGGTTCGCCGCTGGGCAAGCTGCTGCGCTTCGACGTGTCCGGGGACGCGGCCAAACCCGCCGCAGGCAACCCCTTCGTGAACCGTGCGGGAGCCAACCCCAACATCTGGGCCTACGGCCTGCGCAACCCCTGGCGCTTCAGCTTTGACCGCGAGGGCGGCGGACTGGTGATCGCGGACGTGGGCCAGAACAGCTTCGAGGAGGTGGACTTCCAGCCCCGCGCCAGCAAAGGCGGCGAGAACTATGGCTGGCGCGTGCGCGAGGGCCGCGAGTGTTTCGAGAAGGGCTGCACCGACAAGGGCTTCGTGGAGCCGGTGCTGGTATACGGTCGCACGGAAGGCCAGAGCATCACTGGCGGCTACGTCTACCGGGGCAAGGCCATTCCTGCGCTGAAGGGGCAATACGTCTTCGCCGACTTCGCCACCGGAACCGTGTGGGCCGCGCCGGCCCAGGGCAACACCTGGGAGAAGAAGACGCTGGGCAAGGTGGCCAACCCCAGCACCTTCGGCGAGGATGAGGCGGGCGAGGTCTACGTGGCCGAGTACGGCAGCGGCCGGATCCTGAAGCTGGCGCAGAAGTAG
- a CDS encoding endonuclease/exonuclease/phosphatase family protein, whose translation MFRSRLAWVYLLFAVLVWGLGEVLGEKTLPTLLLAYTPAVLWLVPAPVVLLWTALQRRGIAVALAGTLLAAWGAGLLHWTPQHSGQLRVLNYNVNSGYRSTPDRLAAVLKGADADVILLQESNFQPPGYTEALTAALPGYTLRSAAEVMTLTRLPVLASEKVALPGNRREVLLTRLQWRGQALTVVNAHLGTVQVTAALTGNFTYLERTRNNRAAQAQVLRQIAGRTPGRALLGGDLNTPPRGVIYQSLQQAFGPDAFMQAGRGPGWTFPGLHVRIDHQMARGLTPTRATVLTAQESDHRPLVVDYQREDAQ comes from the coding sequence ATGTTCCGCTCGCGCCTCGCCTGGGTCTACTTGCTGTTCGCCGTGCTGGTCTGGGGGCTGGGCGAAGTCCTGGGCGAGAAGACGCTGCCCACGTTGCTGCTGGCCTATACGCCTGCCGTGCTGTGGCTGGTGCCTGCGCCAGTGGTGCTGCTGTGGACCGCCCTCCAGCGACGGGGGATTGCGGTGGCGCTGGCCGGAACTCTGCTGGCCGCCTGGGGCGCGGGTCTGTTGCACTGGACGCCGCAACACAGCGGACAGCTGCGGGTGCTGAACTACAACGTCAACAGCGGGTACCGGTCCACGCCGGATCGGCTGGCCGCCGTCCTGAAGGGGGCCGATGCGGACGTCATCCTGTTGCAGGAATCCAACTTTCAGCCGCCGGGCTACACCGAGGCGCTGACCGCCGCCCTGCCCGGTTACACCCTGCGCTCGGCAGCGGAGGTCATGACGCTGACCCGGCTGCCCGTTCTGGCCTCGGAAAAGGTGGCCCTGCCCGGCAACCGGCGTGAGGTGCTGCTGACACGCTTGCAGTGGCGCGGGCAAGCGCTGACTGTGGTGAACGCGCATCTGGGAACGGTGCAGGTCACCGCCGCGCTGACCGGAAATTTCACCTATCTGGAACGAACCCGCAACAACCGCGCGGCGCAGGCGCAGGTGCTGCGGCAGATTGCCGGGCGGACCCCGGGCCGGGCGCTGCTGGGCGGTGACCTGAACACCCCGCCGCGTGGCGTGATCTACCAGAGCCTGCAGCAGGCATTCGGCCCAGACGCCTTCATGCAGGCTGGGCGTGGCCCCGGCTGGACCTTCCCTGGCCTGCATGTGCGCATCGACCACCAGATGGCGCGCGGCTTGACCCCGACACGCGCCACCGTTCTCACGGCCCAGGAAAGCGATCACCGGCCGCTGGTGGTGGACTACCAGCGGGAAGACGCGCAGTAG
- a CDS encoding glycosyltransferase, with product MTDALHGLLTILDLLGLLMLGLYFLQMLLAATLPRPRRLHAPDEALNFTFVVPALNEEAVIEATVRNLREVAPDARIAVIDDGSDDRTAQIVERLAAGDARVTLLRRHFPEARQGKGRAMNWAVSQVLRNLRAAGANLEKEVFVVIDADGRVTPGLLPEARRVMAHGDVVAAQARVRIRQSPGQLSLKTAVGRMLEQQQDMEFFITRHIQLMRSWWHSAALCGNGQFMRASYVASMFGAGQTPWPDVLLEDFGSAVEARLVSPRHRLVFLEEAVTQQGLPDLRRFSRQRARWTQGTMQCLPYLAQLWSRPVPILARLDLSYFILSPWLSGIIVLSFLTQPLRWALGTQGLVLDAQVSAVITVINVMIQLQWVARYRRENSLSLGRTAFTLASLPVYGFALFLSLPMAYKHYFTGRLTWDKSQRHAEPGERSGQPAELLTVGSD from the coding sequence TTGACGGACGCGCTGCACGGACTGCTCACCATTCTTGACTTGCTGGGCCTGCTGATGCTGGGCCTTTATTTTCTGCAGATGCTGCTGGCGGCCACGCTGCCCCGGCCCCGGCGTCTGCACGCGCCGGACGAGGCGCTGAACTTCACCTTCGTCGTGCCGGCCCTGAACGAGGAAGCGGTGATCGAGGCCACCGTCCGCAACCTGCGTGAGGTGGCCCCGGACGCCCGGATCGCGGTGATCGACGACGGCAGCGACGACCGCACTGCCCAGATCGTGGAGCGGCTGGCAGCGGGCGACGCGCGGGTGACCCTGTTGCGCCGCCACTTCCCGGAGGCCCGCCAGGGCAAGGGGCGCGCCATGAACTGGGCCGTGTCGCAGGTGCTGCGTAACCTGCGGGCGGCGGGTGCGAACCTGGAAAAAGAAGTCTTCGTGGTGATCGACGCCGACGGGCGCGTGACGCCAGGTCTGCTGCCCGAAGCGCGGCGCGTCATGGCGCACGGGGACGTGGTGGCCGCGCAGGCGCGCGTGCGGATCCGGCAGTCGCCCGGCCAGCTGAGCCTGAAGACCGCCGTGGGCCGGATGCTGGAGCAGCAGCAGGACATGGAATTCTTCATCACCCGCCACATCCAGCTGATGCGCTCGTGGTGGCACAGCGCTGCCCTGTGCGGCAACGGGCAGTTCATGCGTGCCAGCTACGTGGCGTCCATGTTCGGTGCCGGGCAGACGCCGTGGCCCGACGTGTTGCTGGAAGACTTCGGCAGCGCGGTGGAAGCCCGGCTGGTCAGTCCCCGGCACCGGCTGGTCTTTCTGGAAGAGGCGGTCACCCAGCAGGGTCTGCCTGACCTGCGGCGCTTCTCGCGCCAGCGCGCCCGCTGGACGCAGGGCACCATGCAATGCTTGCCCTATCTGGCGCAGTTGTGGAGCAGGCCCGTGCCCATCCTGGCCCGCCTGGATCTGAGCTACTTCATTCTCAGTCCGTGGCTGAGCGGCATCATTGTGCTGTCGTTCCTGACCCAGCCCCTGCGCTGGGCACTGGGGACGCAGGGGCTGGTGCTGGACGCGCAGGTCAGCGCCGTCATCACCGTCATCAACGTGATGATCCAGTTGCAGTGGGTGGCCCGCTACCGGCGCGAGAACAGCCTGTCGCTGGGCCGCACGGCGTTTACATTGGCCAGCCTGCCGGTCTACGGTTTCGCGCTGTTCCTGAGCCTGCCCATGGCTTACAAGCACTACTTCACGGGTCGCCTCACCTGGGACAAGAGCCAGCGCCACGCCGAGCCGGGCGAGAGGAGCGGACAGCCCGCCGAACTGCTGACGGTGGGCAGCGACTAG
- a CDS encoding bifunctional 5,10-methylenetetrahydrofolate dehydrogenase/5,10-methenyltetrahydrofolate cyclohydrolase, which produces MADSEHASSPLLGKPLADGVIRDVREDLKRWEFRPHLVSVLASDDEASRVYVDSKARRAGRLGVDFSVRELGAGASQPELEAALRELSADEAVHGAVLELPLAAGLDADAALLHIAPRKDVEGLTPANLALIAAGREAEALLPPTPRSVRFLLRRVLGDDLRGLRVAVIGPGRTVGRPLTFMLNNRGVTVTLCNEHTRDLGAVLAPLDAVVVAVGRAGLLRPEHVQPHHVVIDAGINVQGGGEMVGDAEPDLPVRAQTPVPGGVGPLTSALMYQNLVRAVKLQRGEAVE; this is translated from the coding sequence ATGGCAGACAGCGAACACGCGTCGTCTCCCCTGCTGGGCAAGCCCCTGGCCGACGGGGTCATCCGTGACGTCCGGGAGGACCTGAAGCGCTGGGAGTTTCGCCCGCACCTGGTCAGCGTGCTGGCCTCTGACGACGAGGCCTCGCGGGTGTACGTGGACAGCAAGGCCAGACGCGCCGGGCGGCTGGGCGTGGACTTCAGCGTGCGCGAGCTGGGGGCCGGGGCGTCTCAGCCCGAGCTGGAAGCGGCGCTGCGTGAACTCTCGGCAGATGAGGCGGTCCACGGCGCCGTGCTGGAATTGCCGCTGGCGGCGGGCCTGGACGCAGACGCCGCTCTGCTGCACATCGCGCCGCGCAAGGACGTGGAGGGCCTGACGCCCGCTAACCTCGCCCTGATTGCGGCGGGGCGGGAGGCCGAGGCGCTGCTGCCACCCACACCGCGCAGCGTGCGCTTCCTGCTGCGGCGTGTGCTGGGTGACGACCTGCGCGGCCTGCGTGTGGCCGTGATCGGGCCGGGACGCACGGTGGGCCGCCCACTGACCTTCATGCTCAACAACCGGGGCGTGACCGTGACGCTGTGCAACGAACACACCCGCGACCTGGGGGCCGTCCTGGCCCCGCTGGACGCCGTGGTGGTGGCGGTGGGCCGCGCCGGACTGCTGCGCCCGGAACACGTTCAGCCGCACCACGTCGTGATTGACGCCGGAATCAATGTTCAGGGCGGTGGCGAGATGGTGGGCGACGCCGAGCCTGACCTGCCCGTGCGCGCGCAGACCCCGGTGCCCGGCGGCGTCGGCCCGCTGACCAGCGCCCTGATGTACCAGAATCTGGTGCGCGCCGTGAAGTTGCAGCGCGGCGAGGCGGTAGAATAG
- a CDS encoding ABC transporter ATP-binding protein, with protein MDRQAPGAGPVDQALTAPPALELRGLVKYFHPHGRPATNMPPAVNGLGLQVAPGELLTLLGPSGCGKTTTLRLIAGLEEPDGGAVWIDGRDMTNPPQPPERRGVGLVFQDYALFPHLSVLGNVLFGLSRLPRAERLPRARETLSLVGLTVFESRMPHQLSGGQQQRVALARALAPRPRLLLLDEPFSNLDAQLRHATRQEVRAILRRSGVAAILVTHDQEEALAFSDRIALMRAGQIEQIGTPQEVYAHPRTAFVASFLGRSNLLSGTAHAGVARTVLGNIELEGAAVPDGPVMVSVRPEQLAFAEAGAGTEAVVLAREFKGHAVTYTLALGQQEVQLHDTGQPLRAEGERVWVRATRAGRAVR; from the coding sequence ATGGACAGGCAGGCGCCAGGGGCGGGCCCGGTGGATCAAGCCCTGACGGCCCCGCCCGCGCTGGAACTGCGGGGGCTGGTCAAGTACTTTCACCCACACGGGCGCCCCGCCACGAACATGCCTCCGGCGGTGAACGGCCTCGGCCTGCAGGTGGCGCCGGGCGAGCTGCTGACGCTGCTGGGCCCGTCCGGCTGCGGCAAGACCACCACCCTGCGCCTGATCGCCGGGCTGGAGGAGCCCGATGGCGGCGCGGTGTGGATAGACGGGCGCGACATGACGAATCCGCCGCAGCCGCCCGAGCGCCGGGGCGTGGGGCTGGTGTTTCAGGACTACGCGCTGTTTCCCCACCTGAGCGTGCTGGGCAACGTGCTGTTCGGGTTGAGCCGCCTGCCCCGCGCCGAGCGCCTGCCCCGCGCCCGCGAGACGCTGTCGCTGGTGGGCCTGACCGTCTTCGAGTCGCGCATGCCGCACCAGCTCTCCGGTGGGCAGCAGCAGCGCGTCGCCCTGGCCCGCGCGCTGGCCCCGCGCCCCCGCCTGCTGCTGCTGGACGAGCCGTTTTCCAACCTGGACGCGCAGCTGCGCCACGCCACCCGCCAGGAGGTCCGCGCCATTCTGCGCCGCAGCGGCGTGGCGGCCATTCTGGTGACCCATGACCAGGAGGAAGCCCTGGCGTTCAGCGACCGCATCGCCCTGATGCGCGCCGGGCAGATCGAGCAGATCGGCACCCCGCAGGAGGTGTACGCCCATCCGCGCACGGCGTTCGTGGCCTCCTTCCTGGGCCGCAGCAACCTGCTGTCCGGCACCGCTCATGCGGGAGTGGCCCGCACCGTGTTGGGGAATATTGAACTGGAGGGCGCGGCGGTGCCGGACGGCCCGGTGATGGTCAGCGTGCGCCCCGAGCAGCTGGCCTTTGCGGAGGCTGGCGCGGGCACCGAGGCGGTGGTGCTGGCCCGCGAATTCAAGGGTCACGCCGTGACCTACACGCTGGCGCTGGGCCAGCAGGAGGTGCAGCTGCATGACACCGGCCAGCCGCTGCGCGCCGAGGGCGAGCGGGTGTGGGTGCGCGCCACGCGGGCCGGGCGGGCCGTTCGCTAG